The following nucleotide sequence is from Nesterenkonia xinjiangensis.
CGAGTCCCTGGAGGACGCCGTGGTCCGTGAGGTCGCCGAGGAGGCAGGGGCCACAGTGGAGCGCGTCGAGTACATCGGTTCCCAGGCCTGGCCGTTCCCACGCTCGCTGATGCTCGGGTACCTCGCCCACGCACGGGACACCCAGGCCCGTGCCGACCAGGACGAGATCCGCGACGTTCGCTGGTTCACCCGCACCGAACTCCACGAGCAGGTCGCCGGAGGGCACGTGGGCATCCCGCCCCGATCCTCGATCTCTCGGGCGCTGATCGAACACTGGTACGGTGACACGTTGCCCGACGTCGACATCTGGAGCAGAGGAGTGCGATGACCTCGTCCCCGTCCGACCCCCAGGCTCCGGACGCGGTCCTCGACGGGCTCGACGAGGAGCAGCGCCAGGCCGCCAGCACCCTGAGCGGACCGGTGTGCATCCTCGCCGGTGCCGGGACCGGCAAGACGCGGGCGATCACCCACCGCATCGCCTACGGGGTCCGCGCCGGCGTCTACGACCCTCACCGGCTGCTCGCGGTCACCTTCACCGCCCGGGCAGCGGCCGAGATGCGCTCCCGGCTCAACGCCCTGGGTGCCCCCGGCGTGCAGGCCCGCACCTTCCACGCCGCGGCCCTGCGCCAGCTGCAGTACTTCTGGCCGATGGCCATCGGCGGGGTCATGCCGGAGATCCTCGACCACAAGGTCCGGCTGCTCACCGAGGCCGCCCGGCGCCTGCACATCACCACTGACCGGGCCGCCCTGCGCGACCTCGCCTCCGAGATCGAGTGGGCCAAGGTCTCCACCCTGACCCCCGACTCCTACCTGGAGCTCGCCGGGGACCGCCCTCCGCCCGGGGGAGTGGACCTCCGGACCTTCGCCAAGCTCTACCAGTCCTATGAGGACGTGAAGCTGGACAAGCACCTCATCGACTTCGAGGACGTGCTGCTGCTGACCGTGGGCATGCTCGAGGACGACGAGCGGGTCGCCGCCCAGGTCCGCCAGCAGTACCGGCACTTCGTGGTCGATGAGTACCAGGACGTCTCCCCGCTGCAGCAGCGCCTGCTGGACCTCTGGCTCGGCGGCCGCGAGGAGCTGTGCGTGGTGGGAGACGCCTCCCAGACGATCTACTCCTTCACCGGTGCGACCCCCGACTACCTGTTGAAGTTCACCCGACGCCACCCGGAGGCCACGGTGGTCCGGCTGGTCCGCGACTACCGCTCCACCCCTCAGGTGGTGCAGATGGCCAACGTGCTGCTGGCCGACCGCACCCGGGAACAGGCGCGGATCCGCACCCAGCTGCAGGCCCAGGGCGAGTACGCGCCCTCCTGGCCGGACCCGCTGCGGCTGATCTCCCAGCGTGAGCACGGCCCCACCCCCTCGGTGACCCAGCACGCCGACGACGACGCCGAGGCCCGCTGGATCACCGAGCAGATCGGCGCCCTGCAGGAGAAGGGCGTGCCGCTGAGCGAGGTGGCGGTGCTCTACCGCACCAACGGGCAGTCCCAGGCCTTCGAGCAGGCGCTGACCTCGGCGGGGATCTCCTATCAGCTGCGTGGCTCGGAGCGGTTCTTCTCCCGCCGCGAAGTCCGCGAGGCGCTCGCCGCGCTGCGTACCTCCTCCCTGGTGGAGGAGGGTGAGGACGGTGTGCCGAAGACGGTGCGGAACATCCTCTCCTCCCACGGCTGGCGTCGCGAGGCCCCCGAGGGCACCGGAGCAGTGCGGGAACGCTGGGAGTCGATGGCGGCGCTGGTCGGACTCGCCGACCAGATCCACGCCGGCAGGGAGGCGCTCGGCAAAACCCTGACCATGCGGGAGTTCACCTCCGAGCTGGACGAGCGCTCCGCTGCCCAGCACGCCCCCACTGTCGAAGGGGTCACGCTGGCCTCACTGCACTCGGCCAAAGGGCTGGAGTGGGACGCGGTGTTCCTGGCGGGGCTCAACGAAGGCCTGATGCCGATCACCTTCGCCAAGACCCAGCGGGAGGTCGACGAGGAGCGGCGGCTGCTCTACGTGGGCATCACCCGCGCCCGCAAGCATCTCTACATGTCCTCCGCGCAGGCCCGGCACTCGGGCGGCCGCGGCCGGCGCAGCCCCTCCCGGTTCCTGCGTCCGCTGCGCCGGGAGCTCGGACTGGAGGAGCCCACCCGGAAGATCGCACCGTCCTCGGGCGCGGTGAATCCCAATTCCCGTGCGAAGCGGAAGACGGCGACCTGCACCACCTGCGGAATGGTGCTGACCACCGGGACGGAGGTCAAGCGCCGGCGCTGCGAGGACTGCCCCGCACGCTATGACGAGGAGCTCTACGCCCGCCTGCGCACTTGGCGCTCCGCCCACGCCAAGGAGCTCGACGTGCCGGCCTTCGTGGTCTTCACCGACGCCACCTTGGAGGTCATCGCCGAGCGGCTTCCCCGGACTGACGCGGAGCTGCTCGAGGTCCCCGGGGTGGGGGAGCGGAAGCTGGAGAAGCACGGCGAGGCGCTCAAGTCGGTGCTCAGCGAGGCCACCGAGGCACGACGCGGCTGACGTCGCGCCGGCCTGCCCATGCCCGTGACGTGATCCGGAGCGCGACGGAGGCTCACCATCGGCTCACCGCGGGTGGTTCCAGCCGAAGCTGACCCCCTCCAGGAACGCATCGGCCTCCCGGGTCCGCGGGTATCTGGCCACCAGCGCCTGGAACCGGGGGCCATGACCGGGCTCGATCAGGTGCGCCAGCTCGTGGACCAGCACCGCGTCCTGCACCCACAGCGGCATCTCCTGGAGACGCGCGGACAGCCTGATCGTGCCGTCAGTGGAGGTCGTGGAGCCCCAGCGTGTCGACTGCCGGGTGGACCACACCACGCTGGTGGGCTCCGGGATGCCGTCGAGGTGCTGCCGGGAGAGCTCCCTGGCGCGGCGGAGGAGGTCGTC
It contains:
- a CDS encoding M48 family metallopeptidase, coding for MPRSTTRRSGSGGQPAEQTIMVDGAEVLVIRSPRRTRTVTADQVDGRLRLRVPSRLSRTQVDEHARAFQQKLKRRSAQRRRSDDDLLRRARELSRQHLDGIPEPTSVVWSTRQSTRWGSTTSTDGTIRLSARLQEMPLWVQDAVLVHELAHLIEPGHGPRFQALVARYPRTREADAFLEGVSFGWNHPR
- a CDS encoding ATP-dependent DNA helicase UvrD2, whose translation is MTSSPSDPQAPDAVLDGLDEEQRQAASTLSGPVCILAGAGTGKTRAITHRIAYGVRAGVYDPHRLLAVTFTARAAAEMRSRLNALGAPGVQARTFHAAALRQLQYFWPMAIGGVMPEILDHKVRLLTEAARRLHITTDRAALRDLASEIEWAKVSTLTPDSYLELAGDRPPPGGVDLRTFAKLYQSYEDVKLDKHLIDFEDVLLLTVGMLEDDERVAAQVRQQYRHFVVDEYQDVSPLQQRLLDLWLGGREELCVVGDASQTIYSFTGATPDYLLKFTRRHPEATVVRLVRDYRSTPQVVQMANVLLADRTREQARIRTQLQAQGEYAPSWPDPLRLISQREHGPTPSVTQHADDDAEARWITEQIGALQEKGVPLSEVAVLYRTNGQSQAFEQALTSAGISYQLRGSERFFSRREVREALAALRTSSLVEEGEDGVPKTVRNILSSHGWRREAPEGTGAVRERWESMAALVGLADQIHAGREALGKTLTMREFTSELDERSAAQHAPTVEGVTLASLHSAKGLEWDAVFLAGLNEGLMPITFAKTQREVDEERRLLYVGITRARKHLYMSSAQARHSGGRGRRSPSRFLRPLRRELGLEEPTRKIAPSSGAVNPNSRAKRKTATCTTCGMVLTTGTEVKRRRCEDCPARYDEELYARLRTWRSAHAKELDVPAFVVFTDATLEVIAERLPRTDAELLEVPGVGERKLEKHGEALKSVLSEATEARRG